The genomic region AGGGGTCCGGGAAGAAACGCTGACGAGACGACGTTCCTGCGACTGGCTACTCGACGCGAATCCGTACCTCGATGCCGGCGGGGTCGGTGACCGAGAGCCCGTGCTCCGTCTCCTCGACCGGCTCTCCTGCGGCAGTCAGCCGGTCGGAGAGCGCCGACAGTGAACCTTCGTCAGGCACCACGAGTTCGTACCACGCCAGCCCGCGGTGGTCGCCGCGCTGGGCGGTCCGCCGGTTCCAGGTGTTCAGCCCGAGATGGTGGTGGTATCCACCGGCAGCGACGAACGCTGCGCCGTCGTACTCGTCGTTCTCCAGGGTGAACCCGAGGTCGTCGACGTAGAAGTCGAGTGCCCGGTCGAGGTCGGTGACCTCGAGATGGACGTGCCCGATGTCGGTTCCGGGGGGAGCGCGGTCGGCGTCTCTCGTGTCGGATTCGGCGGCCGCGGCGAGGTCGTCCAGGTCGAGCGGCAGCGTCCGGATGTCGAGTTGCCCGGCGGCCGTCTCGCGCCACTCTTCCCGGGGTCTGTCGCGGTATATCTCGACACCGTTTCCCTCCGGGTCGCGGAGATACAGTGCCTCGCTGACGACGTGGTCCGACGCGCCAGTCAGGTTCCCGTGGGTACGGATACGGGTCAGCGCGTCGGCCAGTGCTGCCCGGTCCGGAACCCGCACCGCGAGGTGGAACAATCCCGCCGCATCGCGGGGACGTTCGGGTGTGTCCGGGTCTTCCACTAACACGACCAGCTCCTCGCCGTCGGCCAGCAGTCGCGCCTCACCGGAATCGTCGTCTCGCACCACGTCGAGGCCGACCACGTCGCGGTAGAACGGGACGGTCGCGTCGAGGGAGCCGACGCGCAACGCGACCCGGCCGACGTGGGTCGAGTCGGGGAGCGTCCCGGCGGCGTCCGCAGAGTCTGTTGTCACGAGTGATGGAACGTAGCCACGGCAAAAGGGGGTTGTGGGTGCTGGCACGGCGGGTGCACAGCCCCAGCCGTGAGTGAACGCTCCCGACTACAGCACCGACGCGACGCGTTCGATGGTCGTCTCCATGTCCGCCGAATCGACGTCCCAGTGCGTGCAGAAGCGGACCGTCTGCTCGCCGAACTTCGAGCCGATGACGTCGACCTCCTCACACGCGGCGAGGAACTCGTCGGCGTCCAGTTCGGAGTCGCTGGTGTCGACGAGGACGATGTTGGTCTCCGGTTCCGCCACGGAGAGCCCCGGCAGCTCGTCCAGTCCCGCAGCGAGCGCCGTCGCGTTGGCGTGGTCGTCGGCCAGTCGCTCGACGTTCCCGAGCGCTTCCAGCCCGGGACCGGCGATGATGCCGGCCTGGCGCATGCCGCCGCCGAACAGTTTGCGGTTCCGGCGTGCCTTCGCGATGAACTCCTCGGGGCCGGCGAGCATCGACCCGACCGGCGCGCCCAGCCCCTTCGACAGGCAGAACATCACGGTGTCGACCGACTCCGTGACCTCGTGGACTGGCACGTCGAGGGCGACGGCGGCGTTGCACACCCGCGCCCCGTCGAGATGGACTGGAAGCCCGAGGTCGTGGGCCGCCGCTGCTGCGGCTTCTATCTTCTCGGGCTCGATTGCGACCCCGCCCTTCGAGTTGTGCGTGTTCTCCAGGCTCAGTAATCCCGTGCCGGGTCGGTGGGCGTTCTCCTCGACGTAGCCCTCGCGGACCTGCTCCGGTGTGGGAATCCCGCGCTCGCCGCCGTCGAGGGTCCGGACCTGCAGCGAGGAGAGCTGGGCCAGCCCGCCGAGCTCCCACTTGTAGATGTGGCTCTCGCGCTCGACCAGGATCTCCTGGCCGCGCTCGGTGTGGGTCCGGGCCGCGAGCTGGTTGCCCATCGTCCCCGTCGGGACGTAGAGGGCGGCTTCCTTCCCCACCAACTTGGCGGCCTGGGCTTCGAGTTCGTTCACTGTCGGGTCCTCGCCGTACACGTCGTCGCCGACGTCGGCTGTCATCGCGGCCTCGCGCATGGCATCGTCGGGCTTCGTCACCGTGTCGCTCCGGAGGTCTATCATGTGTCGCGGGTTCGATTCCGGGGGAGAAATAGGCGGTGGTCCCGCTCCCAGCCGGCGGTTCAGAGTTCCTTCTCGACGACGTAGCCCCACTTCTCGTAGTCCAGGTCCTCGTAGTACTCGTGGACGCCTTCTTTGGCCAGTGGCGAGGCCAGCGCGACGTGTTCGCAGTCCTGCTCACGCGCCCAGTCCTCGACGAACTCCACGAGGGCGGTACCGTGCCCTGCGCCCCGGTGGGCCTCGTCGACGACCAGGTCGTACAGCCAGGCGTGCCGGTCGTGGTGGAGGACCTGCCGGACGAGCACCCCGGCGACCCCGACGAGTTCGCCGTCGACGAACTGCCCGAACAGGTGGTAATCGTCCTCGCCGGTCCAGTCGAGTATCTCGGGTCGGGTGGCGTCGCCCCACAGTTGCTGGAGGATGGGGACCGCCTCGCGTCGCTCGGATTCGGCGGTCAGTTCGCGGATGTCCATGGAGTTGCTTGCTGGAGCGGTCTGATGAAGCTTGGCGGTGGTGTGGGAACGAATCTGGGTCGGTCTGGGTCGTGTTCGGCTGTTGCGTCTGGGTGTCTCTCTCGGGTATCGCGGATGGATGCCGTCTCTGTTCCGGAGCAGCCGACTCGGCCGATTCAACTGGAAACCGCAACCGCCCCGCCCCGCCCTGCACCTCGCCCTCCCCAGCCGACTCGATGCTCGGCGACGCCTGCGCGTCTCGTCCCTCGCGCGCTTTCGACTCGTGACGTCGCTGACGCGACGAACACTCGTCCGCGCGCGCCACCCCTTCGTTTCGTCTCCACCCACCACCCCTCGAACCGCCGTATTTCGCATCGAAAACCGTTTACAACCACTCGGCCGAATACTGGAATATGGACCCACGAGTTCGTGAACATGCCCAGATCGTCGCCAGTCACTCCGCCGACCTGGCCGAGGGTGACAACGTCGTCATCGACGCCCATCCGGTCGCCGAGGACCTCGTCACGGCCCTGTTCGAGGAGTGCGCCGACGTGGGCGCGAACCCGCTGGCAATCAGCCAGCGGACGGGCACCCGCTTCCGCCGTGCCTACCTGCGAAACAGTGACGACAGCGAGTTCGACCTGCCGAGCCACGAGATGGCCCTGTTCGAGGAGATGGACGTCTACATCGCCATCCGGGCCGGCGCGAACATGACAGAGACTGCGGACGTGAACCCCGAGGTCACCGCCGAGTACGAGAAGGCCCGTCGCCCGCTGCTCGACGAGCGCCTCTCGAAGCGCTGGGTGCTCACGCAGTACCCGGCCGACGCGAACGCCCAGCTCGCCGAGATGAGCACCGAGGGCTACGAGAACTTCGTCTGGGACGCCGTCAACAAGGACTGGGACGAGCAGGGCGAGTTCCAGCAGCAGATGGTCGAGATACTCGACCCGGCCGACGAGGTCCGAATCGTCTCCGGCGAGACGACCGACGTGACGATGTCCGTGAAGGGCAACACCACCCTGAACGACACGGGCAAGCACAACCTGCCCGGCGGCGAGGTGTTCACCGCACCGGTCCCCGATTCGGTCGAGGGCGAGGTGCTGTTCGACAAGCCGCTGTACCACCAGGGCCGTGAGGTCACCGGTGTCCGGCTCGTCTTCGAGGGCGGCGAGGTCGTCGAGTACGAGGCCGAGAAGAACGAGGACGTACTGAAGAACGTCCTCGAGGCCGACGAGGGCGCGAAGCGCCTTGGCGAACTCGGCATCGGCATGAACCGCGACATCGACGTCTTCACCTACAACATGCTGTTCGACGAGAAGATGGGCGATACCGTCCACATGGCCGTCGGCCGCGCCTACGAGGCGACCGTCGGCGAGGACAACGAGCAGAACGAGTCCGCGGTCCACGTGGACATGATTGTCGACATGAGCGAGGATTCGTACATCGAGGTCGACGGCGAGGTCGTCCAGCGCAACGGGACCTTCAGGTTCGAAGACGGCTTCCAAGAATAACTGTCCCTGCGGAAGCACGCTTTTCCCCGCTCAGGTCTGTTCCTGCTCGGGATTCTCCTGGTCGGGAGCCTCCCGGTACCGCTCGAACACTTCACTGTGCGTGAGGGCACCGACGCTCGCGACGGCGACGACGGCGTGCATCAGCACCAGTAGCACCAGTATCCCCGGTCCGACGCCCTCGGCCAGTGTCGGCGCGACGACGAACACCGGGACGACGGAGAGGATGAGCACGAACGAGGCGATGCCTGTCATGAGCTTGTCCGTCTCGGTGACGATTCGGTCGAGGAGGATGTAGACCAGGGTGGCGGCGACCGCGCCGGCAGCGGACGCGGTGACGACAGAGCCGATGCTCAGGGGGTCGAAGCCGGCGGGAATGTCGATGAATCGCTGCCCGACGACGAGCAGCAGGGTGTTGACGATGACGGCGATGCCGGCACCTGTCCCCCCGCGCTCCGCGATGGCGCGGATCGGCTGGACCGACCGCGTCGGCGCGTGAACGGTGGTTGTTCCCATGGCACACTGTACGGCGGCTGGCACGATAACGCTGTTCTGAACCTCTGTATAGCGAGAATATCCAGTCAGCTGGGGAACGGAACCGGCCGTTCGGGCTGTCGGGAACCGTGAACGACCAAGGGATTCGCGGTTTCCCGACCCC from Haloarchaeobius sp. HME9146 harbors:
- a CDS encoding VOC family protein, encoding MTTDSADAAGTLPDSTHVGRVALRVGSLDATVPFYRDVVGLDVVRDDDSGEARLLADGEELVVLVEDPDTPERPRDAAGLFHLAVRVPDRAALADALTRIRTHGNLTGASDHVVSEALYLRDPEGNGVEIYRDRPREEWRETAAGQLDIRTLPLDLDDLAAAAESDTRDADRAPPGTDIGHVHLEVTDLDRALDFYVDDLGFTLENDEYDGAAFVAAGGYHHHLGLNTWNRRTAQRGDHRGLAWYELVVPDEGSLSALSDRLTAAGEPVEETEHGLSVTDPAGIEVRIRVE
- a CDS encoding GNAT family N-acetyltransferase, with amino-acid sequence MDIRELTAESERREAVPILQQLWGDATRPEILDWTGEDDYHLFGQFVDGELVGVAGVLVRQVLHHDRHAWLYDLVVDEAHRGAGHGTALVEFVEDWAREQDCEHVALASPLAKEGVHEYYEDLDYEKWGYVVEKEL
- a CDS encoding low specificity L-threonine aldolase; its protein translation is MIDLRSDTVTKPDDAMREAAMTADVGDDVYGEDPTVNELEAQAAKLVGKEAALYVPTGTMGNQLAARTHTERGQEILVERESHIYKWELGGLAQLSSLQVRTLDGGERGIPTPEQVREGYVEENAHRPGTGLLSLENTHNSKGGVAIEPEKIEAAAAAAHDLGLPVHLDGARVCNAAVALDVPVHEVTESVDTVMFCLSKGLGAPVGSMLAGPEEFIAKARRNRKLFGGGMRQAGIIAGPGLEALGNVERLADDHANATALAAGLDELPGLSVAEPETNIVLVDTSDSELDADEFLAACEEVDVIGSKFGEQTVRFCTHWDVDSADMETTIERVASVL
- a CDS encoding DUF6069 family protein; the protein is MGTTTVHAPTRSVQPIRAIAERGGTGAGIAVIVNTLLLVVGQRFIDIPAGFDPLSIGSVVTASAAGAVAATLVYILLDRIVTETDKLMTGIASFVLILSVVPVFVVAPTLAEGVGPGILVLLVLMHAVVAVASVGALTHSEVFERYREAPDQENPEQEQT
- a CDS encoding aminopeptidase produces the protein MDPRVREHAQIVASHSADLAEGDNVVIDAHPVAEDLVTALFEECADVGANPLAISQRTGTRFRRAYLRNSDDSEFDLPSHEMALFEEMDVYIAIRAGANMTETADVNPEVTAEYEKARRPLLDERLSKRWVLTQYPADANAQLAEMSTEGYENFVWDAVNKDWDEQGEFQQQMVEILDPADEVRIVSGETTDVTMSVKGNTTLNDTGKHNLPGGEVFTAPVPDSVEGEVLFDKPLYHQGREVTGVRLVFEGGEVVEYEAEKNEDVLKNVLEADEGAKRLGELGIGMNRDIDVFTYNMLFDEKMGDTVHMAVGRAYEATVGEDNEQNESAVHVDMIVDMSEDSYIEVDGEVVQRNGTFRFEDGFQE